GATTCCCCACACGGTACTCAATGGCGACGCACATCGTCGGTTACCGGGGAACGTGAACGTCTGCTTTGAGGGGGTTGAAGGGGAGTCGCTGCTGTTGCTATTGGATGCCAAGGGGATTGCAGCATCCTCCGGCAGCGCCTGCACCTCCGGCTCCCTGGACCCCAGCCACGTGCTGCTGGCCCTGGGTCGGCCCCACGAGGTGGCCCATGGCTCTCTACGGCTGAGCCTGAGTGAATACAATACGCCGGAGGAGATCGACTATATTTTGAAGGAAGTTCCTGGCATCATTCAGTATCTGCGGGATATGTCTCCGGTCTGGGACGAGCTGGAAAGGGGACAGCGTTCTCATTTGATATGATTTGGCATGATTAAGAACTTCGTGTTCTGCGGCTGAGCCGGATAGAGACATCACTAAAAATAATAAGGAGGACATATGATGGCGCTCTATAGTGAAAAAGTTATGGATCACTTCCAGCATCCACGGAATGTTGGAAAGATGGACAATGCCGACGGTGTTGGCGAAGTGGGAAACGCCAAATGTGGTGATATCATGCGGATGTATATCAAGGTGGACCCGAAAACCCAGGTCATCACGGATGTGAAGTTTAACACCTTTGGCTGCGGCAGTGCTATCGCCACCAGTTCCATGGCAACGGAAATGATCAAAGGTAAGACGATTTCGGAGGCTTTGGAACTAAGCAACCAGGCAGTAGCGGAAGCCCTGGACGGTCTTCCGGCCCATAAGATGCACTGCTCCGTTCTGGCGGAGGAGGCGGTGCGGGCCGCTGTGAAGGATTACTACGACCGGGAGGGGATTCCCTATGATGAAACGCTTATGACTTGTGCGGGGCACTGTGATACCTGTGGTCATGAGCATTGAGCACCGCTGATGGAGAGGGCGAGAGAGCAGAAGGCTCTCTCGCCCTTTCACAAGGGCTTTTGTCAACAGAAGCAGTCGTAGAGGAAAAAGGTCATGGCCTCGCTTTCTCCGGCGACTTGCATGGTGTGCTGCAGCTCACAGCGCCTTGTCATGCCAAGATGTTCGTAAAAGGGATAGTGGCAGCTGGTATCTGTAAACAAATAGAACTCCCGGATATTTTGAGACCGCAGATATTCCACAGCCATATAGAACATCCTTTTCCCAAGCCCTCTGCCTCGGTATGCCTGACTGATGGCGAAAAAGGCCAATTCTCCAGAGTAGCTTTTTCCGCTGCGGGCAAGCAGCTCCTGGTCGATGTTTTGGACGCCTGCGAAGATCTTGGAAACACGCCGACCCTCGCTGCTTAAATACAGGGACATGATTGAGAGAACCCAATGGAGGCGCAGAGAGAGCGGACAGTGGTGCTGCCGTATATCCTTTCCCATAATGACGCCGACAGGATGCCCATGGACAAGCGCGACCTGTGTAAAAGTCTGGTTGGCAAGGCAGCTGCTTACATACACCCTTGCCAGCTTTTTCGCTGTCCTAGGCGAGCAGAGTCGATCATACTGCCAGGTTTCCCGCACAATGGTTTCCAGCGCCTCGCGGTCGCTTGGGTGGAAGGTTCGCAACATGATTTCTTCCTTCATTTGTTCTTGTCTCCAATCTGCTTTTTTTGGATGGCTTTGGAGAAGATGACCCTCTGAAAAAGGCAGCAGGCCACTTGCCATCCGTCCTCTGGTAGCTTATAATAATCCAGACAGTAACTGTACGGTCAAGGGGGAATTTGAAATGTCTTTTGCCGCAGAGACGTTCTTCACCATCGGACAATTTGCCGACTTGCATGAGATCAATAAAAAAACTTTGATGTGGTATGATGAGATTGGACTGCTCAAGCCTGCGGCGGTCAGGGAAAACGGCTATCGCTATTATACATACCAGCAGAGCTCTACATTGGAAACCATTTTGATGCTGCGGGAATTACAGGTTTCCATTCGTGAAATTCAAGAGTTTCTCAAGAATCGCTCTGCGGCGTCCCTGGAGATGCTGCTGATAGAGAAAGGAAGGGAATTGGACCACACCATAACACACCTGAAAAAGATCAAAAAGATGATGTCCGAGAGGCAGCGTGACATGAGTATTCTGAGAGAGATGGACCTTTCTCAAATGACGGTTGTTGACAAGGTGGAACGGCACTATCTGGTGACAGTGGACCTCTCCTGCGGAATCACATTGGAAAAAGCCATTGAAAGGCTGACGGCGGAGGCGAAAGGCTATCAGCTGCGTCGTTTGCACGATGCATCGTATGGCTCCATCCTGCCGGTTGAGCAGCTATATCAAGGGAATTTTAGCAGGTATTCCGCGCTGTATATGGAGGTGCCGGGCCCCATTCGGAAAAAGGGACTTCATATTCAGCCAAAGGGCTCCTATCTCCGAGCTTTCTGTAAGGGGAGCTGGGAGCATTTGCCGGAGCGCTATCTGGACATTCTCTCATATGCGCGGGAACAGGGCCTTCGATTATCCGGATTTGCGTATGAAAAAGGTATCAATGAGATGGTCATTGATACCTTGGATGAGTATATTACAGAGATTGAGATCCCAGTCCAGCTGCCTTGATAAAAATGGACGCGAGATCAGACCAACGGAACCGTGTGCCCGTCCAAATGGCTGTTTTGTAACGTGATGATCCCATAGAAGGGACGGAAGTGGTCGCCAATACTGCCGGGATTCAAAAAAAGCGTTTTACCCCGCATGTCCACCAGAGGCTGATGGGTATGGCCAAATAAAAATAGATCTAGGTTTTCTTCCTCGGCGGCATATCCGGCCCGAAGCAGGGACTGTTTCACGCCATAGGTGTGGCCGTGGCAGATCAGGACGCGCTTCTCTTCCCAAAAAAGCAGCTGTTCCGCTGGTTCACCCGGACGAAAGTCGCAGTTGCCGGGAACCTGGTAAAAGGGTAGCATTGGAAATTGCCCATGAAGCTGGCGCGCCTCACGCCAACCATCACCCAGGTGAACAATCATATGGGGAGACTCGGCCTCGACAGCGCGAACCATATTGGTGAGATTCCCATGGGAATCAGATAGTACTAAAACCTTCATTGCCAACCTCCTTGATTCCAGTATAGGCGATTTGGCACGGAATTGCAAGGAAGAAGGTTGACAGACAGGGAATGGTATGATATATTAAAAATGGGGTTAGTTAGAACTAACTAAAAAAGAAATGCGATAACGCATTCTTTTTTAATGGTGAGTTAGTCTATACAAATCTTCGAATGATAGAGGAGGCGCACATGGGGAGATTGTTTGAAGAGCTGTTGGTGGAGCAGTGTGCACCGACGTTGACAGGGCTCAAGCCGGCGAGTCTGTTTCGCTATCAGGCTGACGATCGGATAGAATCCGTCCAGGCGGCTGTTCACTGGGCGCGAGAGCTGGAGCCTTACGGCATCACGGTCCGAGTACTGAAGGTTTGCCCCAAGACCGGTGCAAGCCTCATCTATTTGTATCGAAAAACAGAACTGCTTCGCCTGCTGGCAGAGCCAGCTGTTCTGAATTTTTTGAAAGGCAGCGGCTATGAGACAGAGGGTGGAGGGGATCAGCTGCTGCGGCAGCTCTCTCGCCGTTTGTGTCTGGAAGAGGAGTTTCCCCATGAAATCGGCGTCTTTTTGGGCTACCCGCTGGAGGATGTGGAGGGCTTCATCCGCCACCGGGGAAGAAATTTTTCGCTCTGCGGCTACTGGAAGGTCTATGGAGACCCGGAGGAGGCTCAGATCAAGTTTGAGAGATACCGCTGCTGTACGGTTCACTGTATGGAACAGCTCCGAAGCGGCGTATCCATTATCCGCATGATCGCGGCATAAAAAGGAGGTGGGGCTGCAAAATTGGATGGGTCAGCGGCATTGGTATACAGAAAAGATGCTTCCTGCGGCTGGGGCAACGGTGTAGGGCGGGTGAGCGCAAACGCTGTGAAGCTGCAGGAGCCACCCTGTATGACGGGAGGAGCTGATGGTATGCGATGCTACTGGACGATACCGACTTGCAGCGGGTCTTCTGGTAATTATTTTGTAGAGTGAACTGCTTTTGACATTCGCCCAGGATGGGAGCAGGATGATCGCAGGTCTGCAGCAAAAGCTGTGGACCTGCGATTTTTGTTTTCATCAAGAACCGTCGGCCTTTTCTAATGGCTCTTTCCAAGTTTTTATTTTGTGGGAAAAGCCTTTTTACTATGAGCTGAAACTTATAGGTCCTCTTGGGCGGGACCGTCTAGCAGACGACCGTCCAGATCGAACCGGGACCCGTGGCAGGGGCACTCCCAACTCAGGGTATCGGGATTCCACTCCAGCTGACAGCCCAGATGAGGGCATCGGGCGGTCACAGCGTGAATTTCACCGGATTTGTCCCGGTAGACGCCGAACTTCTCCCCGTCAATCTCCACAATGCCCCCGTGGCCATAGGGCAGCTCCTCCAGGGGAATCCGCCCGGGCTTCCAAAGCTGGCGGCTCAGCCCCCGGACGGCCTGAAGCGTGTCCTCTGCCAGCTGCTTGGCAGAGGCGCTCAGGTGGAAGCGGTGAGGAGAAAATACGGAGAGATCCTGAGGCGACGTCCGCCCTAGAGCCAGGTCCCGCAGCAGCTCCGCCGCAATCACAGAGGAGGACATGCCCCACTTTTGAAAGCCTGTGGCCACCAGCCAGCTAGGGCGGCTGTCCGCAAAAACGCCGAGATAGGGTACGCCGTCCATCGGCATGCAATCCTGAGCGGACCAGCGAGCAGCTACACGGCAGTCCGGCCAGTAGCGGCGGGCGGCTTGTTCCAGCAGGGCATATTTGCCGCCTTCCCGATTTTCTCCCGTGCGGTGGCCTCCGCCGCCCAATAGCAGTGTGTCCCCCCAGGAGCGGAAGGAGAGCCCCTCTCCGTCAATGCCTAGATAATAGTTTTGCAGGTTTTTAGTACCCTTCAAGGCCAGGACATAGCTGCGTTCCTGGTGCTGGCGGGTGAAGTAATACCCCGGCATATTGATAAAGGGATAGTGGCAAGCAAACACAATGCGTTCAGCGCTTACGCTGCCGCGTTCCGTGGAGAGCGCGTGCTCCTCCACGGTGAGTACCCGGCTGTGTTCGTAAACCGTCAGCCCCTCGGCCAGGGCCGCAAGCAGCCGAAGGGGGTGGAAGCAGGCCTGATTCCGCAACCCTAGAGCCTGGGCGGCAAAGGGAAGCTCTGTGTCACGGGTGAGAAAGACATCCATGCCCAGGGCAAGACAGGCGTCGTGCTCTTCCTCCAGCGGACCGGGGGCGCCCACGGCGTACAAAAACGACGTGCAGTCCTGAAAGTCACACTCAATGGACCACTCCCGTACCAGCTGCCGCAAGCGTTCTACCGCGGCGAGATTGGCCCGGGCATACTGGCCAGCGGCCTCGGCTCCCAGGGTTTGAATCAGCTGGTGGTACTTCAGCCCGTGCTGTGCCGTCAGCTTGGCGGTGGTCCCGGCAGTCTGTCCGCCTCCGATCCGATCCGCTTCCACGACGACCACCTCGGCGCCTTCCCGCCGCAGGGCTGCGGCAGTCAGCATCCCCGCAAGCCCGCCGCCAATCACAGCAACATCTGCCTGTTGATGGCCCTCCAGGACGGAAAAGGCAGGAAGTGCAGCAGTTTTTGTCCAAATGGATTTCATAGGACACCTCCTTTGCCAATAGTATGTCCGGCAAGGAGGCGTTTGAAAACCGCCTATTTAGCTCAAGGGCTCAAAGGCTGCACCGCTGACGACGTCCCGCCAGGTGAAGATGCCGTTTTCCAACACCAGGCAGCTGTGGGGCGTGCCCTCTTTCGGCAGGGCCAGGGAGCCGGGGTTGAGGTAGGTGAAGCCCTCGATCGCCCGCCGCACCGGCAGGTGCGTGTGGCCGCACAACAGGAAACTGCCCGAGCGTATAGGCGGTGGAGCGTCCGGCCCATAGAGATGGCCGTGGGTGGCAAAGAGCTCCACACCCTCCAAAGACAGCAGGGCGTAGTCCGCCAGCATCGGGAAGGGAAGAATCATCTGGTCCACCTCGCTGTCGCAGTTGCCTCGAACACACAGCACGCGCTCTGCAACACCGCCCAGCATCGCGGCAACGGACTGGGTGTCATACTCCTCCGGCAGCGGGTTCCGTGGGCCGTGGTAGAGAAGGTCTCCCAGCAGCACTAGCCGGTCAGCCTGTTCCCTGCGGAGCATTTCCAGTAGGGCGCGGCAGTAGCGGGCAGAGCCGTGGAGATCGGATGCGATGAGATATTTCATGTGATTGCGCTCCTTTGTTGGTGATGGGGTCATTTTACCGCAAACCCCACCTAAAGGCAACGCCTCTCTTGCGGAGGCAGATTTTTTGGGATATAATACTCTGCAAATGACCCATTGAGGAGGAACACATGATGGAACTGAGTACCACCCATTTGCTGGATCTTTCCCACACCCTGGCGGGAGAGTATCTCAAGCAGTTTGTATATCCCTGGCAGGCCCTGGAGGGCATTTCGGACTTGATCCTCACTCTGGGGGCGGCGCTGCCGGAGGAGGACTATGATCATCCCCTCCCTGGCGTCTGGGTTCACAAAAGTGCCCAGGTGGCGCCCACGGCCTATCTGGGAGCACCCTGCATCATCGGGCCGGAGACGGAGGTCCGCCACGGAGCCTTTGTCCGAGGTTCCGCTCTGGTGGGGGCAAGCTGTGTGGTAGGCAACTCTGTGGAGCTGAAAAACGTCATTCTCTTTGATGGCGTCCAGACCCCCCACTATAACTACGTGGGGGACTCTATCCTGGGCTACAAGAGCCACATGGGCGCTGGTTCCATCACCTCCAATGTGAAGTCAGATAAGACCCTGGTTGCGGTGCGGGACGGCGAGAGGCGCATCGAGACGGGGCGGAAGAAATTTGGCGCCGTTTTGGGGGACTACGTGGAGATCGGCTGCAACAGTGTGCTGAACCCTGGCACGGTGATTGGGCGGGATACCCATGTCTATCCGGTGTCCTCCGTCCGGGGCGCGGTGCCGCCGGCAAGCAT
This genomic window from Pusillibacter faecalis contains:
- the yfcE gene encoding phosphodiesterase gives rise to the protein MKYLIASDLHGSARYCRALLEMLRREQADRLVLLGDLLYHGPRNPLPEEYDTQSVAAMLGGVAERVLCVRGNCDSEVDQMILPFPMLADYALLSLEGVELFATHGHLYGPDAPPPIRSGSFLLCGHTHLPVRRAIEGFTYLNPGSLALPKEGTPHSCLVLENGIFTWRDVVSGAAFEPLS
- a CDS encoding MerR family transcriptional regulator is translated as MSFAAETFFTIGQFADLHEINKKTLMWYDEIGLLKPAAVRENGYRYYTYQQSSTLETILMLRELQVSIREIQEFLKNRSAASLEMLLIEKGRELDHTITHLKKIKKMMSERQRDMSILREMDLSQMTVVDKVERHYLVTVDLSCGITLEKAIERLTAEAKGYQLRRLHDASYGSILPVEQLYQGNFSRYSALYMEVPGPIRKKGLHIQPKGSYLRAFCKGSWEHLPERYLDILSYAREQGLRLSGFAYEKGINEMVIDTLDEYITEIEIPVQLP
- a CDS encoding GNAT family N-acetyltransferase — protein: MKEEIMLRTFHPSDREALETIVRETWQYDRLCSPRTAKKLARVYVSSCLANQTFTQVALVHGHPVGVIMGKDIRQHHCPLSLRLHWVLSIMSLYLSSEGRRVSKIFAGVQNIDQELLARSGKSYSGELAFFAISQAYRGRGLGKRMFYMAVEYLRSQNIREFYLFTDTSCHYPFYEHLGMTRRCELQHTMQVAGESEAMTFFLYDCFC
- a CDS encoding DUF3793 family protein; the protein is MGRLFEELLVEQCAPTLTGLKPASLFRYQADDRIESVQAAVHWARELEPYGITVRVLKVCPKTGASLIYLYRKTELLRLLAEPAVLNFLKGSGYETEGGGDQLLRQLSRRLCLEEEFPHEIGVFLGYPLEDVEGFIRHRGRNFSLCGYWKVYGDPEEAQIKFERYRCCTVHCMEQLRSGVSIIRMIAA
- the nifU gene encoding Fe-S cluster assembly scaffold protein NifU, with the protein product MALYSEKVMDHFQHPRNVGKMDNADGVGEVGNAKCGDIMRMYIKVDPKTQVITDVKFNTFGCGSAIATSSMATEMIKGKTISEALELSNQAVAEALDGLPAHKMHCSVLAEEAVRAAVKDYYDREGIPYDETLMTCAGHCDTCGHEH
- a CDS encoding UDP-N-acetylglucosamine pyrophosphorylase, yielding MMELSTTHLLDLSHTLAGEYLKQFVYPWQALEGISDLILTLGAALPEEDYDHPLPGVWVHKSAQVAPTAYLGAPCIIGPETEVRHGAFVRGSALVGASCVVGNSVELKNVILFDGVQTPHYNYVGDSILGYKSHMGAGSITSNVKSDKTLVAVRDGERRIETGRKKFGAVLGDYVEIGCNSVLNPGTVIGRDTHVYPVSSVRGAVPPASIYKKEGVIVPRK
- a CDS encoding YfcE family phosphodiesterase, which gives rise to MKVLVLSDSHGNLTNMVRAVEAESPHMIVHLGDGWREARQLHGQFPMLPFYQVPGNCDFRPGEPAEQLLFWEEKRVLICHGHTYGVKQSLLRAGYAAEEENLDLFLFGHTHQPLVDMRGKTLFLNPGSIGDHFRPFYGIITLQNSHLDGHTVPLV
- a CDS encoding FAD-dependent oxidoreductase, encoding MKSIWTKTAALPAFSVLEGHQQADVAVIGGGLAGMLTAAALRREGAEVVVVEADRIGGGQTAGTTAKLTAQHGLKYHQLIQTLGAEAAGQYARANLAAVERLRQLVREWSIECDFQDCTSFLYAVGAPGPLEEEHDACLALGMDVFLTRDTELPFAAQALGLRNQACFHPLRLLAALAEGLTVYEHSRVLTVEEHALSTERGSVSAERIVFACHYPFINMPGYYFTRQHQERSYVLALKGTKNLQNYYLGIDGEGLSFRSWGDTLLLGGGGHRTGENREGGKYALLEQAARRYWPDCRVAARWSAQDCMPMDGVPYLGVFADSRPSWLVATGFQKWGMSSSVIAAELLRDLALGRTSPQDLSVFSPHRFHLSASAKQLAEDTLQAVRGLSRQLWKPGRIPLEELPYGHGGIVEIDGEKFGVYRDKSGEIHAVTARCPHLGCQLEWNPDTLSWECPCHGSRFDLDGRLLDGPAQEDL